The stretch of DNA ATCGGCGCAGGAGCCATGGGATTCAGATATGGCGTGCTGCTGCAGGAATTGGCACACCAGCCGGTGGACTACATTGAGATTTGGGAGCCGAATCTCAAGAAGGTCAAGGAGCAGGGCGGCGTCTACGTCTCCCGCGACCACGAAGGCCGTCATCTCGTCAAGGCCAACATTTACTCGCCGGAAGAGTACGCAGCCAAGGGCGGCGATCCCGACCTGTGGATCATCATGGTCAAGCAAATGGACCTGCAGAACTACCTCACCCGTTGCGCGGACGCAGGTCTCTTCAAGGACCACCAGGTCGTCTTCAGCGCGATGAATGGCTGGGGCCACTTCGAAAAAATCCTCAACTATTTCCCGAAAGACCGCATTTATGGCGGCACCGCGATGGTCGCGAGCGCCTTCAACGGCCCGGGCGACGTCGACTTCATCGGCAAGCCGGGCGCCGGCACGATGCACATCTGCGCGATGACCGAGGAAGTCACGCCGGTCGAGAAGGAATTCGTCGCCGACCTTGACAAAACCGGCTTCAACCCGCAGGTCACGCAGAACTTCCGCGGCACCTGCATGGCCAAGGTCATTTTCAACTCGGTCATCAATTCTCTGTGCACGATGTATCAGATCACGATGGGCCAGTTCGTTTCGTACCCCGGCTACAAGGACATGGCCACGCAGCTGATCAACGAGGCCTACGACGCGCTCGAACGTTCCGGCTTCCAGCCCATCCAGTCGCGCGCCAAGGCCATCGAGGAAATCGATTATGTCAGCCGCGTCTCCAACCCGCTGCACTATCCGTCGATGTACCAGGACATGTCGAAAGGCCGCAAGACCGAAGTCGATTACATCAATGGCTACATCGCCAAAGTCGGCCGCGAAAACGACTGCCCCTGCCGCGTGCAGGAATTCCTGACCCACGGCGTCCACGTCGCCGAGCTCGCCTTCCAGGTCCACAAGAAGGAAGCCGAGGAAAAAGCTGCCGCAGCCGCTAAGTAGCGTAACCTGTTTCGATAGTCAGTAATTAGTCTATTGAAGATTTTGGCTGGGACTTTCAGTACATTGAAAGCCCCAGCCAAATCATTAAAATGCCACTTTTTACATACTTGTTTTGTACTTATTACGTAAGAAGCAGCATTTACCGTATCTAAATATCACGCATTACACAAGACGCGCCTATAGCCACATAATCGGCGACATTTTAGACCCCTCCGCACGCACATTTCATATCACCGCATCCCCATCTGTCCATAACCGCCCCATTTTTGTCTCAAAAACCGTTAGATTTTTGTCCGCCATTTGACCATTTACCACGTAGTCCAAGTTTTCTCGCTTAAATCTGAATCATCAGGGGAATCGCTTTTGTATCCACAAGATTGAGCGACGCATCCTTGTACCCAAAAGGCGTAGAGACAACTGAATTCCAAGACGGAAAGAACGATTATGAAATACGGGATTATTGGCGCAGGATCTATGGGCTTCAGATTTGGAGTGCTGTTCCACAATCTGGTAGGCCGCGACGTCGATTACATCGATATCTGGGAGCCGAACCTAAAGGCAATCAAAGAGCAGGGCGGCGTCTACGTTTCCCGCGATTACGAAAACCGTCATCTGGAAAAAGTCAACGTCTATACGCCAGAAGAATACGCGGCCAAGGGCGGCGATCCAGACATGTGGATCATCATGGTTAAGCAGATGCAGCTGCAGGACTACCTCACTCGTTGCGCCGACGCCGGACTTTTCAAAGACCACCAGGTCGTCTTCAGCGCGATGAACGGCTGGGGCCACTTCGAAAAGATCCTCAAGTACTTCCCCAAAGACCGCGTCTATGGCGGCACCGCAATGCTCGGAAGTTCCTTCCTCGGACCCGGCGAAGTCGATTTCCAAGGCAAGCTTGGCGGCGGAAGCATGCATATCTGCTCGATGAGCGGCGAAGTGACACCGGAGGAGCAAGAGCTGGTCGATGACTTCGAAAAGGCACATTTCAACCCAATAATTTCGCACGACCTGCAAGGCACCTGCCTGGCGAAGATTATTTTCAATTCCGTGGTCAACTCGCTGTGCACGATGTATCAGATCCGCATGGGCCAGTTCATTTCTTACCCGGGCGCGATGGACATGACCACGCAGCTGGTCAACGAGGCTTACGACGCGCTGGAACGCGGCGGAATCCAGCCGATTCAGACCCGCGCCGAGGCCATCCACGAAGTCGAGAACTCCAGCAAAGTCGTGATGCCGCTGCACTATCCGTCGATGTATCAGGACATGGTCGCCGGCCGCAAGACCGAGGTCGACTACATCAACGGTTACATCGCTCGCGTCGGGCGCGAGAACGACTGCCCGTGCCGTGTGCACGAGTTCGTGACCAACGGCGTCCATGTCGCCGAGCTCGCCTTCAAGATTCACCAGAAGGAAGCCGCTGAAAAGGCTGCCGCTGGCAAGTAAATCAAGAAACTACTGTCTTCCTTTGTTTGCTTGATTTCGAAGCTTTTAACAGCTAAGCAAACCGAAGAAACCGAGATAACAACTCGTACGTTTCAATATAAAAACCGCTACCAAGCATATACCTGGTAGCGGTTTTCTAATATCCAAACGAACAGATGATCAGTAGCCTTGCGCAGAAATCAGTCCACGAAAACGTACTTCGACAGACGCTCCATCGCTTCCTTGACACGGGAAAGCGGGAGGGCGACGTTCATGCGGATCGCGCACGGAGCCTTGAACTGGCGGCCGTCCTGCACGGCGACGCCGACGTTCCACGCCCGCTTCAGCAGCTCGTCAAGCGTGACGTTGTGCGCGTCGCACCAAGCGCTGCAATCAAGGAAGAGCATGTAGGTGCCTTGCGGATGGCCGAACGTGACCTCCGGGAAGTGCTCGGCGAAGTAGTCGCAGACGTAATCGACGTTGCCGGTGAGCACCTGCCGCAGTTCGTCGATCCACTCGTGGCCCTCGGGCTTGTAGGCGCCGATCAACGCGTGCATCGACAGCACGTTCATGGCGTTGTACTCAGGCTTTGCGCCCTTCGACGTGACGCGGTCGCGCAGGTACTTGTTGTAAATGATATGGTACGAACCCACGAGTCCGGCCAGGTTGAAGGTCTTGCTCGGTGCGTACATCGCGGCGACGCGGTTGCGCGCATCCTCGCTCACCGACTGGGTCGGGATGTGCTTGTGGTCGCCAAGGATGATATCGGACCAGATTTCATCGGAAATGACTACGCAATCGTTTTCGCGATAGACCTCCATCGCCTTCTCGATCTCCCAGCGCTCCCAAACGCGGCCGCAGGGATTGTGGGGGCTGCAGAAGACGGCGACGTGGATGTTGTTTTCCTTGAGTTTCTTGTCCATATCGTCGAAGTCCATGCGCCACACGCCGTTTTCGTCGCGCTTGAGCGGCGAGTGGACGATGTGATAGCCGTTGGATTCGATGGCGTTGGTGAAGCCGACGTAGGTCGGGCTATGAAGCAAAACCGCGTCACCGGGCGCCGCGAACGAAGTGACAGTAGAGATAACCCCGCCCAAAACGCCGTTCTCGTAGCCGATATCCTCCGGCTTCAGATCGGTGACGCCGTTGCGCGTCTTCTGCCAGTCGATAATCGAATTATAATACTCATCGGTAGGATTGAAATAGCCAAACGCAGGGTGCTTGGCACGCTCGATAATCGCGTCTTGAATCGTTGGAACGGTGGCGAAATTCATGTCCGCGATCCACATCGGGATGACGTCGAACCCATCTTTCGGCGGATCGGGCGTGAAACCGGGTTGGAGTCCCAGCCCATCAACTGCAATGGCATCCTTGCCGTGCCGATCCATAATCGACGTGAAATCGTACTTCATTTCTTCTCCTTTATTTATCCGATATATAGCGGCTTTGCGCCCTATCGCTGCACGTTATATGTCGTTGCTTCCGTATCTTTCAACTTTACAACCGAGGATTCCTAGAAATGCTACGGCCATATTTCAGACAGGACAGTAACAGACCGAAACTTGCGTCGAATCAGCGATGCGATGCTCGCGGCATTCCTTTTATTGCGTTTCGCAACGAATCAAATGAAGCTGCCGCTATCCTGCTATTCCTCCTCGGCGACCATGTCTTCGACCGATTCGCCATAGAAGTCGATGATGCGGTCGACGTAAGGGCCGAGGATAACGTTGGGCATGCTGAAGATCTCGTGGACGGCGGGCTCGACGCGCTCCAACACCACGTCGCCGCTTTCCACGCGGACGCGCTCGACGAAACGGTTCTGCGCGGCGTTGTGCACCCACGTATCGCGGCCGGCCTGGAAAAGCAGGATCGGGGTCTCGATGCGGGAGCAGGCCTCACGCTCGAGAATCGCGTGTGACATCTTGAGGGCCTGATGGACCCAGCCGAACGTGGCGGCGTTGGTCTGGTAGTGCACGTCCTTCTTGCGCAGGCTGAAATACCATTGCACGCGCGCCTGCTCCGCGCCCTCGTAGCCCTTGAGTTTCATGGTCGGCGAGAACTCGGTTTGGCCCGGCGCGCGGCGACGCGAAAGCCCGACAGAACTTGCGAGCGCGGTGACCGGCCCGGCGATGGAATTGGGCATACCGGTGACGGGCTCGATCATCGGCGAGGACAGCACGGCGCGGTCAAAGAGCATCGGGAAACTTTCGAGCGCGGCCGCCGCGATGCCGCCGCCCATTGAATGCGAATAAAGGTGCATCGGCTGATCGCCCGCATACTGCCGCCCGACGGTCTGCGAGAACTTGGCCAGATCCGCGACATAGCGCCGCCAATCGTCGATCCAGACCAGCGATGGGTTCGAGACGTCGCGCACCGAATAGCCGTGGCCGCGATGCTCGAGAATGCAGACGGAATAGCCCGCAAGCAGGAAATACCACGTCATTTCGGCGTGCTTGGCGGCGAATTCCGTGAAACCGAACGAGAAGACGATGGCCCCGCGGAACTTGGCGCTGGCACCGTCGATATTGAGAGCGTCGAATTTGTGCGCGTCAAAGCAAACGTAATGCAAATTGCCCGGCGTCGGCGGCGCTGCCAGCGACGAGAAGCCAAACAGCTTGCTGTGCATGATGTGCTGCTCATCCTCGTCGTCCGGGCCGGTATCGATGCCGGCCCCGCTGATTCCGATTCCCGCGTCGCCCATCCCGACGTGGGTGGTGCCACTTGCGATAGTTGAAGAAGCCGAAGAAGCAGACTGAGAATCGGCATTGGCAGCAGCGTCCGGCACACCGGCAGGCGACATCCAGCCTTCCTCGCGGCACTTAGCGAGCGCCGGCAGCACGGTATCGCGCATCACCTCGGCGTAATGGTTCTCGTTAATCAGCGGCATATGCATACCGCCAGTCTATCCGCACCCAATGGCACGTTTCACATCGGTTTCACTTCGATTCTTAAGTTATGATTTTTATTACTCCTAAGTCAGGATTTGACGACTTTCTCAATCACGATGCTCACATTGTTAAGTCATGATGTTACTTTTACAATTTTTAAAATCATGACTTACGTGATTACATGCGTAAGCTGCA from Bifidobacterium sp. ESL0728 encodes:
- a CDS encoding ketopantoate reductase family protein — translated: MRYGIIGAGAMGFRYGVLLQELAHQPVDYIEIWEPNLKKVKEQGGVYVSRDHEGRHLVKANIYSPEEYAAKGGDPDLWIIMVKQMDLQNYLTRCADAGLFKDHQVVFSAMNGWGHFEKILNYFPKDRIYGGTAMVASAFNGPGDVDFIGKPGAGTMHICAMTEEVTPVEKEFVADLDKTGFNPQVTQNFRGTCMAKVIFNSVINSLCTMYQITMGQFVSYPGYKDMATQLINEAYDALERSGFQPIQSRAKAIEEIDYVSRVSNPLHYPSMYQDMSKGRKTEVDYINGYIAKVGRENDCPCRVQEFLTHGVHVAELAFQVHKKEAEEKAAAAAK
- a CDS encoding 2-dehydropantoate 2-reductase; translation: MKYGIIGAGSMGFRFGVLFHNLVGRDVDYIDIWEPNLKAIKEQGGVYVSRDYENRHLEKVNVYTPEEYAAKGGDPDMWIIMVKQMQLQDYLTRCADAGLFKDHQVVFSAMNGWGHFEKILKYFPKDRVYGGTAMLGSSFLGPGEVDFQGKLGGGSMHICSMSGEVTPEEQELVDDFEKAHFNPIISHDLQGTCLAKIIFNSVVNSLCTMYQIRMGQFISYPGAMDMTTQLVNEAYDALERGGIQPIQTRAEAIHEVENSSKVVMPLHYPSMYQDMVAGRKTEVDYINGYIARVGRENDCPCRVHEFVTNGVHVAELAFKIHQKEAAEKAAAGK
- a CDS encoding aminotransferase class I/II-fold pyridoxal phosphate-dependent enzyme, producing the protein MKYDFTSIMDRHGKDAIAVDGLGLQPGFTPDPPKDGFDVIPMWIADMNFATVPTIQDAIIERAKHPAFGYFNPTDEYYNSIIDWQKTRNGVTDLKPEDIGYENGVLGGVISTVTSFAAPGDAVLLHSPTYVGFTNAIESNGYHIVHSPLKRDENGVWRMDFDDMDKKLKENNIHVAVFCSPHNPCGRVWERWEIEKAMEVYRENDCVVISDEIWSDIILGDHKHIPTQSVSEDARNRVAAMYAPSKTFNLAGLVGSYHIIYNKYLRDRVTSKGAKPEYNAMNVLSMHALIGAYKPEGHEWIDELRQVLTGNVDYVCDYFAEHFPEVTFGHPQGTYMLFLDCSAWCDAHNVTLDELLKRAWNVGVAVQDGRQFKAPCAIRMNVALPLSRVKEAMERLSKYVFVD
- a CDS encoding alpha/beta hydrolase yields the protein MHMPLINENHYAEVMRDTVLPALAKCREEGWMSPAGVPDAAANADSQSASSASSTIASGTTHVGMGDAGIGISGAGIDTGPDDEDEQHIMHSKLFGFSSLAAPPTPGNLHYVCFDAHKFDALNIDGASAKFRGAIVFSFGFTEFAAKHAEMTWYFLLAGYSVCILEHRGHGYSVRDVSNPSLVWIDDWRRYVADLAKFSQTVGRQYAGDQPMHLYSHSMGGGIAAAALESFPMLFDRAVLSSPMIEPVTGMPNSIAGPVTALASSVGLSRRRAPGQTEFSPTMKLKGYEGAEQARVQWYFSLRKKDVHYQTNAATFGWVHQALKMSHAILEREACSRIETPILLFQAGRDTWVHNAAQNRFVERVRVESGDVVLERVEPAVHEIFSMPNVILGPYVDRIIDFYGESVEDMVAEEE